One window of Fusobacterium polymorphum genomic DNA carries:
- a CDS encoding PepSY domain-containing protein, translated as MKKIKNIGLLLFLILSTLSFSYQVNYDDVVDIVLRNYPQSRVTKIEISNYKGKIVYDGEAFDKGQKIEFIINVNTGEVYKMDPNYDDEYNPSYNLPITFEQASKIALDNSFNGRVKSIELKNIDKKAYYTVEVKEDKSEKEINIDANSGKILTIKESI; from the coding sequence ATGAAAAAAATAAAAAATATAGGACTATTATTATTTTTAATCTTATCAACTTTAAGTTTTTCTTACCAAGTTAATTATGATGATGTAGTTGATATAGTTTTAAGAAATTATCCTCAATCAAGAGTTACAAAAATAGAAATATCTAATTATAAAGGTAAAATTGTATATGATGGAGAGGCTTTTGATAAAGGACAAAAAATAGAATTTATTATTAATGTAAATACAGGTGAAGTTTATAAAATGGATCCTAATTATGATGATGAATATAATCCTAGTTACAATTTACCAATTACTTTTGAACAAGCAAGTAAAATAGCTTTAGATAATTCATTTAATGGAAGAGTAAAAAGTATAGAATTAAAAAATATAGATAAAAAGGCATATTATACAGTTGAAGTTAAAGAAGATAAATCTGAAAAAGAAATAAATATTGATGCTAATAGTGGAAAAATTTTAACTATAAAGGAAAGTATATAA
- the carR gene encoding coaggregation response regulator transcription factor CarR: protein MKILVVEDEKDLNNIITKHLKKNNFSVDSVFDGEEALEYLNYGDYDVIILDVMMPKMNGYEVVKNLRANKNETAVLMLTARDGIDEKIKGLDLGADDYLVKPFDFRELIARIRALVRRKYGNISNELQIDDLIVDISKKSVTRAGKNIELTGKEYEVLEYLIQNKGRVLSRDKIRDGVWDYAYEGESNIIDVLIKNIRKKIDIGDSKPIIHTKRGLGYVLKEDE, encoded by the coding sequence ATGAAAATTTTAGTGGTTGAAGATGAAAAAGATTTAAACAATATAATTACTAAACATTTGAAGAAAAATAATTTTAGTGTTGATAGTGTTTTTGATGGAGAAGAAGCACTTGAATACTTAAATTATGGCGATTATGATGTAATAATACTAGATGTAATGATGCCTAAAATGAATGGTTATGAGGTAGTTAAAAATCTTAGAGCAAATAAAAATGAAACAGCAGTTTTAATGTTGACAGCAAGAGATGGAATAGATGAAAAGATAAAAGGTTTGGATTTAGGAGCAGATGATTATTTAGTAAAACCTTTTGATTTTAGAGAACTAATAGCAAGAATCAGAGCTCTTGTGAGAAGAAAATATGGTAATATTTCAAATGAGTTACAAATAGATGATTTAATAGTTGATATTTCAAAAAAATCTGTTACAAGAGCTGGAAAAAATATAGAGTTAACAGGAAAAGAATATGAAGTATTAGAATATTTAATTCAAAATAAAGGTCGTGTGTTGAGTAGAGATAAAATCAGAGATGGTGTGTGGGATTATGCTTATGAAGGAGAATCCAATATTATAGATGTTTTAATAAAAAATATTCGTAAAAAAATTGATATAGGAGATTCAAAGCCAATAATACATACAAAAAGAGGTTTGGGCTATGTTCTTAAAGAAGATGAGTAG